One genomic region from Equus asinus isolate D_3611 breed Donkey chromosome 10, EquAss-T2T_v2, whole genome shotgun sequence encodes:
- the PGAP4 gene encoding post-GPI attachment to proteins factor 4 has product MSTSTSPAAMLLRRLRRLSWGSTAVQLFILTVVTFGLLAPLACHRLLHSYFYLRHWHLNQMSQEFLQQSLKEGEAALHYFEELPSANGSVPIVWQATPRPWLVITIITVDRQPGFHYVLQVVSQFHRLLQQCGPQCEGHQLFLCNVERSVSHFDAKLLSKYVPVANRYEGTEDDYGDDPSTNSFEKEKQDYVYCLESSLQTYKPDYVLMVEDDAVPEEQIFPVLEHLLRARFSEPHLRDALYLKLYHPERLQHYINPEPMRILEWVGVGMLLGPLLTWIYMRFASRPGFSWPVMLFFSLYSMGLVELVGRHYFLELRRLSPSLYNVVPASQCCTPAMLFPAPAARRTLTYLSQVYCHKGFGKDMALYSLLRAKGERAYVVEPNLVKHIGLFSSLRYNFHPSLL; this is encoded by the coding sequence ATGAGCACATCAACCTCTCCAGCTGCCATGCTCCTGCGGAGGCTGAGGCGACTCTCCTGGGGCAGTACTGCTGTGCAACTCTTCATCTTAACAGTGGTGACGTTTGGCCTGCTGGCCCCCTTGGCGTGTCACCGGCTTCTGCACTCTTACTTCTATCTGCGTCATTGGCATCTGAACCAAATGAGCCAAGAGTTCCTGCAACAAAGCTTGAAAGAAGGTGAAGCTGCTCTCCACTACTTTGAGGAGCTGCCCTCTGCCAATGGCTCAGTGCCCATCGTGTGGCAGGCCACCCCCCGCCCCTGGCTGGTCATCACTATCATCACTGTGGACAGGCAACCTGGCTTCCACTATGTCTTGCAGGTGGTATCCCAGTTCCACCGGCTTCTTCAACAGTGTGGCCCCCAGTGCGAGGGGCACCAACTCTTCCTGTGCAACGTGGAGCGCAGTGTGAGCCATTTTGATGCCAAGCTGCTGTCCAAGTATGTCCCCGTGGCCAACCGATATGAGGGCACTGAGGATGATTACGGTGACGACCCTTCGACCAACTCatttgagaaagagaaacaggactATGTCTATTGCCTTGAGTCCTCCCTGCAGACCTACAAGCCAGACTACGTTCTGATGGTAGAAGACGACGCCGTCCCGGAAGAGCAGATCTTCCCAGTCTTAGAGCACCTTCTGCGGGCTCGCTTCTCTGAGCCGCATCTCAGAGATGCCCTTTATCTAAAGCTCTATCATCCTGAGAGGCTCCAGCACTACATCAACCCAGAGCCCATGCGGATCTTGGAGTGGGTCGGCGTGGGCATGTTGCTGGGCCCCTTACTAACCTGGATATACATGCGGTTTGCCAGCCGTCCAGGGTTTAGCTGGCCCGTCATGCTCTTCTTCTCCTTGTATAGCATGGGTCTGGTGGAACTGGTGGGCCGGCACTATTTCCTGGAACTGCGGCGACTGAGTCCTTCCCTATACAACGTGGTCCCTGCTTCCCAGTGTTGCACCCCGGCCATGCTCTTCCCTGCCCCTGCAGCCCGCCGGACCCTCACCTACCTGTCCCAGGTGTACTGCCATAAGGGCTTTGGCAAGGACATGGCCCTTTACTCACTGTTGAGGGCCAAGGGGGAGCGGGCCTACGTGGTAGAGCCCAACCTCGTGAAACACATCGGGCTCTTCTCCAGCCTGCGGTACAACTTTCATCCCAGTCTGCTCTAG